The Stigmatella aurantiaca DW4/3-1 genome contains the following window.
CTTCGTACACTCCGCGGTTGGATGAACACATACCGCCCCCTCGTGATTGCCTCTCTCTTGCTGTCATTCTGCCTGCTGCCTACCGCCTGTGGGGACGACAAACCCGGTGGCCCCCCGCCTCCCGATGCGGGAAATCCAAACGACGCGGGAGTTCCTGATGCAGGGGGGCCCAGCGAGGGCGACGCGGGCGATGGGGGAGAGAGCCCTGACGCAGGGGACGCGGGAGAACCCGGTGACGCGGGCGATGGCGGCGGAACGGATGGTGGCCCCACAGCCGATCCCGCCGAGCCGCTGTTCTCGGGCCATCACATCTCCCGCTTCGAACTCAACCTCTCCCAGGAAGCGCTCGCCTCCCTTCAGGCCGAGCCAGACGAATACGTGGAGGGCGCGCTCCACCTCCAGGTTGGCGCACAATCCATCGATCTGCCGAAGGTCGGCGTGCGCCTCAAGGGCCAGCTCGGCTCCTTCCGTCCGCTCAACCAGAAGGCCGCCTTCGTGCTCAAGTTCGACAAGTTCGTCGACCAGAACCTGTTCGGACTGAAGAAGCTGACCCTCAACAACATGGTGCAGGACCCGAGCATGATCCACGAGCGGCTCGGCTACGCCCTCTTCCGGGCCATGGAGGTGCCCGCCCCCCGGGCGGCCCATGCCACGATCCGCATCAACGGCGCGCTGTATGGCCTCTACACCGCCCTCGAGTCGACCGATAACTCCGTCTTCTTGAAGCACTGGTTTGGCAGCAACAATGGCAACCTCTACGAGGGCCAATACGGCAGCGATCTCTACCTCGGCCTGGAGGCCACCTTCGAGCAAGACAAAGGCGAGGACGTCGGCTTCGCCGACCTGACCGAGCTCGCGAAGGCGCTCGATCAGATGACCCACCCCGCCACGTTCCTGGAGGACGTGGCCCAGGTCATCGACCTCGACAGCTACCTGCGCTTCGCGGCCACGGAGTTGTTCATCGGCCACTGGGACGGCTACGTCTCCTACCGGAACAACTTCTACCTTTACCGCCGTCCCTCCGACGGGCGGTGGGTCTTCATCCCGTGGGGCATCGACCAGACCTTTGGCCGGTACGTCGACACATGGTCGGCCCATGGGCGGCTGCAACGGATGTGCATCGAATCCCTGCCGTGCCGGTACAAGCTGGCCCAGGCGTACGAGCAGGTGCTCCTGCGCGTCGAAGAGCTGTCGATGGTGGAGCAAGCGATGGCACTGGGCACCTTCCTCTGGACGGACGTGCAGGAGGATCCCCGCAAGGAAGTGGATGTGGGCACGGTGTTCAGCAAGATGACCGAGGCCATCGACTTCCTGAAGAACCGGCCCACCGACGTCCGCTTGCGGCTCGGGTGCGTGGACCCCATGGGCTGCGAGCGGTGCACCCTGGCGCCGGCGCCGGGCGGGGGCCGGCTGGCCTTCTGCACGGGGACGGTGACCTGGGCGGCGGCCGAGGCGGACTGCGTGGCCCAAGGCGGGCACCTGGTCTCCATTCACGATCAGCCCACCCAGACCGCCGTCCGCGCGGGGGCACGCGCGCTGTCGACTGGCCCCTGGTGGATAGGGCTCAGTGACGAGGCCGAGGAGGGGACCTTCGCCTGGAGCGATCAGACCCCCATCAACTTCACCCTGTGGGCCACCAGCGAACCCAATAACCAGAACAACGAAGACTGCGTGCAGTTGTATGGAGAGGCCGGCACCTGGAACGACGTGACCTGCTCCGGCACGGCCAGCTACGTGTGCACCCTGCCCCCTCCCTGATCAGGGGGTGCCCGCCGCGCGGTGCAACGCCTCGGCGGCATACAGGGTGTTTTCCAGCAGGCTGGCGCGGGTCATCGGCCCCACGCCCCCCGGAACCGGGGTGATCCACCCGGCGCGTTGCAGCGCCGGGCCGTACTCCACATCGCCCACCAGCTTGCCATCGGCCTGCCGGTTGGTGCCGACGTCGATGACGATGGCCCCTTCCTTGACCCATTCCCCCTTCACCAGTCCGGGCTTGCCAGCCGCCGCCACCAGCAGATCCGCCCGGCGCACGTGGCTGGCGAGATCCTTGGTGAAGCGGTGGGTGACGGTCACCGTGCAGCCGGCCAGGAGCAGCTCGAAGGCCATGGGCCGGCCCACGATGTTGGACGCGCTGACCACCACCGCCTCCAGGCCATACGGATCCACGCCCGTGCTGGCCAGCAGCGTCATGATGCCCTTGGGCGTACAGGGACGCAGCAGGGGGATGCGCTGGGCCAGGCGGCCAATGTTGTAGGGATGAAGGCCGTCGACGTCCTTGTCCGGCCGGATGCGCTCCAGCAACTGCGACGCGTCCAGGTGGGCTGGCAGGGGCAGCTGGACCAGGATGCCATCAATGGCCGGATCCGCGTTGAGCCGATCGATCAAGGCCAGCAGCTCGGCCTGAGAGGTGGCCTCGGGCAGATCGTGCGCCACGGACAGGATGCCGACCTCCGCGCAGTCCTTGCGCTTGTGGGAAACATAGATCTGAGAGGCCGGATCCGTGCCGACCAGGATGACGGCGAGCCCCGGCGCTCGCAGGCCCTGCTGGCGCCGCTCATTCACCCTTTGGGTGATCTGCTGGCGAAGCTGGGTGGCGATCGCCTTGCCGTCGATCAGTTGTGCGGTCATGAGGAAAACTCAGGGGCGGTGGTGAAAAGGCGGCGCACTCTCTCACCGCTCCGACAGGGACTCCAGCACGGCCCCCGGCGCCTCTGTCACCGGCGCGCGGCTCCTTGCGGAAGACCGCGGGCGCCCTGCTCCGAACAGGAATTAGCTGCGAATCGATGAAAAACGATATTGCCGTATCTCCCCGCGAGAATGCAGACTGACGCGGCCGTGTTGGGGCCGGACAGGCGGCTTCCCTCCCTCCATGAAAGGACCAACCCCGTGCATCCCCGTGGAATCCTTCGTCCCCGTTCCTTCCGGAGCCTCTGCTCCCTGTCGCTGACGCTCGCCTCGAGCTGGGTACTGGCCTGTGGCCCCGCCCCCGAGGAGGGCGCGCCCCTCACGGCCCAGTCGGCCGCGCCCCTCGCCTCCGCCGCACCCCAGCCCACCGCCCTCACCGAGCTCGTCACCAACGGCACCTTTGCCAGTGGCGCGGTCGCCCCCTGGTGGAACAACGCCCCAACCCAGGTGCGCGTCGAGAACGGCCGCTTGCGCGTCGACGTCGCCTCGGGCACCGCCAACCTCTGGGACGCCATCATCGGCCAGAGCGGCATTCCCCTGGTGAGCGGCAAGGCGTACACGCTGTCCTTCTCGGCCTCGGCCTCGGCCAGCCTCTCCGTGCGCACGACGGTGCAGCAGGAACCCGCGCCCTACACGGCGGTGCTGACCCAGCAGTTCTCGATCGACGGCACCTCCCGGAGGTTCTCGTTCCCGTTCACCTCCTCCTTGGGCACGCCCCAGGGCCAGGTCACCTTCCAGCTCGGAGGCCGCTCCGCGGCGACCACCGTCTTCCTCGATGACATCTCCCTGACCACGGAGGGCGGGAGCGGAGGCTCGGGCCCCCTGGGCATGACCAGCGGCTTCTACGTGGATTCGGAGACCGAGGCCGCGCGCTGGGTGCGCGCGAATGGCGGGGACTCGCGCGCGGTGCGCATCCAATCGTCCATCGCGAGCAAGCCGAGCGCGCGCTGGTTCGGCAACTGGAGCGGGAACATCACCTCGGCGGTGTCGAGCTACGTCGCCGCGGCCGATGCCGCCGACAAGCTGCCGGTGCTCGTGGCCTACAACATCCCTGGCCGCGACTGCGGCAGCCACTCGGGGGGCGGAGCAGGGAGCCCCGAGGCTTACCGGACGTGGATCTCCGCCTTCGCGGCGGCGATCGGCAACCGGCCCGCGATCGTCATCATCGAGCCGGATGCGGTGGCCCAACTCGACTGCCTGGCGAACGACTCCGAGCGGCAGGTGCGATTGGGCCTGCTGCGCTACGCCACCGAGCAACTGCGCGACCGGGCCACGAACACGTGGACGTACCTCGACGGCGGGAATGCCCAATGGATTGCCGCCGACACGATGGCGCAGCGGCTCGAGTCCGCCGGGGTGAAGAACATCCGGGGCTTCGCGCTCAACGTGTCGAACTTCTACACCACGGCCCAGTCGAACCCGTACGGCGCATCGGTCAACAGCGCGCTGTCCAGCCGCTACGGCTACACGCGGCAGTTCGTGGTGGACACCAGCCGCAATGGCAACGGCTCCAACGGCGAGTGGTGCAACCCAGGCGGGCGCAAGCTGGGCTCCCCCTCCCAGGTGGGAACCGGCACCGGGGCCGAGCTGCTGCTGTGGGTGAAGTCCCCCGGCGAGTCGGACGGAAACTGCGGCATCGCCCCGGGCGCCTCCGCCGGGCAGTTCAGCCCGGACCTGGCGATCCGGCTCATCGACGGCACGTGAGCCTCGCCCGGGCTTGAACCCCCGCGCCACGGGAATGTCCTCCCACACCGGCCGTGGGGTGGGATGGCCCTCCCTCATCGGCAAGGGAAGCCCAGCCTGTCGCAATCCCTCCCCTGGGAGGGGCCCGCTGTCCCCCCTTGCGGGAGGGCTGGGCTACCGTGGCCCCCCCATGAGGCAGGACCCCAAGCCCGGAGACCCCTCTCGCTTCCGTGTGTGGGCCGTGACCGTGGCCACCTTGCTGGGCGCGGCCCTGGCCGAGGCGGCGCATGTGCCCGCGGGGGCCTTGCTCGGCGGCATGGGGGTGTCCCTGGCGGCGGCCCTCCTGCTCTCGGTGCACGTTCCCGTGCCGCGCTGGCTGATGACGGGCGCTCAGGCCGTGCTGGGAACCGCCATCTGCGCCTCGCTCACGTCCGAGGCCTGGGCCACGCTCGCGGAGAACTGGCCCGTTGCGCTCATCAACGTGGTGGGCGTGGTGGGCGTCTCCCAGGCGGTGGCCCTGCTCTTCAGCCGGTGGACCGGCGTGGATGCCCTCACCGCCACCTTGGGGCTGTTGCCGGGCGGCGCCTCCGCCATGACAGCCCTGAGCGGCGAGGTGGGCGCCGACGAGCGGCTGGTGACGTTCTTCCAATACCTGCGGCTGAGCATCGTCATTCTCGTGGCGGTGGGGGTGAGCCGGTGGACGGGGGCAGACGCTTCCCTGCAGGTCTCCCCGGAGGCGGTGCTGGACACGTCCTCCTTGCCCTGGAAGGACTGGGGCGTGTCCACCCTCGTCGCCCTCGGGGGTGCCACGGCGGGCATTCGGCTGAAGCTGCCGGCTGGGGCATTCCTCGGCCCCCTTCTGGTGGGCATTCCCCTCACCGCGCTGGGCCTGCCCGTGGGAGCGTGGCCGATGGGGTTGCTCCCGCTGTCGCTCTGGACGCTGGGAACGCGCGTGGGCAGCCGCTTTAACGAGGAGGCCGTGCGCGAGCTGAAGCGCGTGGCCCTGGCCGCCCTGGGTGCCTCCTCTGCCTTGGTGGGAGGGTGTGTCCTCCTGGCCTGGGGCTGGTCCGCCTTGGGAGAGGTGGACATGCTCACCGCCTACTTCGCCACCTCGCCCGGTGGGGCGGACTCGGTGCTCGCCATCGCCCTCGGCACCCACGCCAGCCTCACCTTGGTGCTGGCCGTGCAGGTCGGCCGCCTCCTCTTCGTCTTCCTCGTCGCCCCGCTCTACCTGCGGCGCATGCACAGACGCCGGTGAAGGAGGCCCAAGGGGCCTCCTCCAGGCAGGTTAGAGCCCGGTGGGGTACCACCGAATATAAGCGCAGTGATACAGGTGTCGGCGCGTGTAGACGGCGAGGTTCACCGGGGTGTTGGGCAACACGCGGCCATACCGGTCCTTCCAAATGCCCTGGAAGGTGGCGCTCGTCTGCATGCGCCAGGAGTACCCATATCCATAGTTGATGTCGTCCTCCACCCCAGCGTGGTTGAGAACCTTGACGGCCGTCCGTGAGCCAGCGGCCACGGCCACCCGGACCGTGAAGGGCTCCGCCGGAATGACCGTGTCGAGCGAGAGCACGCGCACGTACCAGTTGCCCGGCGGCAAGGTGAACGCGCCCTGGGTGTGCCAGGGGGCGCTCACCTGCGTGTTCAGATAGAGGTATTGCGCGGTTCCCGGAGAGTTGTTCGCCCCGAGCGGCGTGACTTCACCCGCCGCGGTCTGGCCCGTGAGCCGTTGCAGATCGACCCTGCCAGGGGCTCCCGGCACTTTCTTGTTCGCCGGGGAGGGTTGTCACGGAGATGCCGAGTGCCCGTTCCTTGGCACGCGGGAGCGCATCATCCAATCGCTGTTTCTTGCCGAACACATGTGCCAAACAGGCCTGTGTAACGGTCATGCCACACAGGCAGCGCAACTGTAGCCTTTCTAATGAGGAGCCGAGGTCGCGGGCCGCGAGCCATCCAGGATGGGCAGATAGCACCGCTTCTTCCACTCGTAGGAGTTGGCACCGCATGGGGGCATTGCGTCTCCCCAGCGTCCCCAGCACCCTTCATTGATCTCCACCATGGGCTTTTCGCATGGGGACCGCCGTTGCCCAGGCAGCGGCTTCTTGGGCATCTCGAGGCCGATGGCCCCAGCCCCCGGCACATTCGGTCCCCTCAGGGCAGGACTGGAAAGCACCTCCCCCCCAAGCCCCACCGTCCCAGCGTCCCTCTGCCCATCGGTCTGCGCGTCTTGAGCCATCTCGATGGGCTGCACCGGCCAGTGCCTCATCCACCATGCTCCGAGCACCAGATACACCAGCGCGACCATGGCCAGCCACGGCGCATCCGCCCAGGACGACAGTGACCCAGGTGGCCCTGCCGTGTCCGTTTGAACCGGCAGCGGGGCAATGAGGCGATCCGCCCGAGGCCCGGCCGTCTTCGCCCAATGATCCAACGCCTCGGCCACCTCCTCGGCGCTGCCCCGCGCGAAAGGCTCCTCACGAAGCAACTGCTGGATCATCTCCGCCAACTCCGGGCACACGGAGGCCAAGGTCTCGGGTGGCACCCAGGGGGGCCGAAAGAACTCGAATCCCTCCTCGGTCACCTTCATGTCCAGGGCAGCCGGGGGGTACCGGCCGGTGACCAGGCGGTAAGCCGTCACCCCCAGCGCATACACATCATCGGCGGGCTGAGCCTCGTAGCGGGTCAGAGGCTCGTGCCGGTGTTCCCATTGGAAGCGCTGGGATTCGGGGCTCTGATACTGAGGGGTTCCAGGAGGCGGAAACTGGTGCGTGAGCACCCGCGCCCTTCGATAGTACGCCGAGCCGAAGTCCATCAGCACCGCCTGGGCGTCCCCGGTCCGCACGAGGATATTGTCTCCCTTCACGTCCCGGTGCACGCCCTCCGCTTCGTGCGTGGCCACGAGGGCGGAGGCCACCTGCGCCAGGAGCTTCAAAGCCTGGCGAGATGTCAGCGGGTGCCGAGCGGCCCACTCGTACAAGGGCATGCCGTCCACCCACTCCATGACAATGAACGGAAAGCTCCCGCCCCCCGGCACGTCCCACCGTCCCCGCTCCAAGAGCCTGGGCACATGAGGGTGCTGAAGGCGTGAGAGCAGTTCTCCTTCTCGCTCGAAGCGAGGATCATTCAGGTAGAGCGCCAGCTTCAGCGCAAAGGGGCCTGCCTCAGGCTGCCCCACCTTCTCGGCACGATAGACGGCGCCATAGGTCCCCTGACCGCGCTGTTCCAGCACGCGCCAGGTTCCCACTTCAGTTCCAGGTGCAACCAAGACCGGATTCACGCCCTGGGAGCCTACCGCCAGTCAGCTCCCCTGTCCCTGGCGAATGCAATCAATTGCAAAGCCACGCTTCACGGTGTGGCGCTGCGGGCCAACGAGCGGGGGATCTGGCCGGAGCAATGGGCGTCCGTGAGGCAAGGCGCTCGCGGAGGAACTCCGCCCATGACGCTCAGAGATGTTGCCGTCTTCCGCGCCTGGATTGAGGGCTCAAAAGACTCCCATGCGTTGAACAGCCGGGATTCCGCAAGCCTCTTCAATGCTTGCCGTTACGCCGCCTCAAAACATTCGACCCATCGAGTTCATGGTCCGACAGCAACTGGGTGGGACCGGCCTCCTGCGCGCTGTTGCTGGTTCTCGGCTCGGTCCCGTTCTGGGTGGGACTGCATGCCTTGGTGCGCCCGCCTGCCCCTACCTCATCGCAGGTGCTTCAAACGCTCATGGTGGCCCTGAGCTCCGGAGTCATCGCCACCACGCTGTTCCTCCGTGCACGCAACGCGGCCCAGGATGCCTACAGCATCGCCGCCATCGACGCGACCCAAGCGGGCGAGGTGGTCTTCGCCCTCGCGGGTGAAGTCCTCCTGCTCGGCATGCCACTGCCTCCCCAAGAAGCCCTCATGGGGGTTTCCTGGTCACCGGCGGCCTCATCGGATTCGCGACTGGAACTCCCGGGAAATTGAGAGGCCTCTCATGAAATCACGAATGATGCTGTTGACCTTGCTGGCGGCAGAGCTCGCCGGATGTTCCTCGGACAAGGAGATCCTTGTTCCCGAGCCACCGTCCCAGCAGGTGCAGGTCACCGGAGTCACCGTGCAGGGCTCGGTGGCGGACGGCGTGCTGTCCTTCAAGGGCATTCCCTTCGCCGCGCCGCCCGTGGGGAACCTGCGCTGGCGCGCCCCCAACCGGTCCAAGCCTGGAGCGGCGTGCGGCAGGCAACCGCCTTCGGCCACGACTGCATGCAAGTCCCCTTCGCGGGCGATGCGGCCCCGCTCGGCACGCCCCCCGCCGAGGATTGCCTGACGATCAACGTCTGGCGCTCAAGCAGCGCCCCCGCGAACGGCACGCTGCCGGTGATGGTGTGGATCTACGGCGGCGGCTTCGTGAACGGTGGTTCGTTCCCTTCCGTGTACGATGGTTCGCAGTTCGCCCGGCAGGGGGTGGTGCTGGTCAGCTTCAACTACCGCCTCGGGCGGCTGGGCTTCTTCGCCCACCCGGCGCTGACGGCCGAGGCCGCCGGGGCTCCCACGGGCAACTTCGGCTACATGGATCAGATCGCCGCCCTGGAGTGGCTGCGCGTGAACATCGCCGCCTTCGGAGGTGATCCAGGCAATGTGACCGTCTTCGGCGAGTCCGCCGGGGGCGCTTCGGTCCACACCTTGCTAACCTCGCCGAAATCGCGAGGTCTGTTCCACAAGGCGATCATCATGTCGGGCGGCGGGCGCGGTTTCCTGATGGGCGACCACAGGCTGACGGACACCGCCCCA
Protein-coding sequences here:
- a CDS encoding serine/threonine-protein kinase, whose amino-acid sequence is MGTWRVLEQRGQGTYGAVYRAEKVGQPEAGPFALKLALYLNDPRFEREGELLSRLQHPHVPRLLERGRWDVPGGGSFPFIVMEWVDGMPLYEWAARHPLTSRQALKLLAQVASALVATHEAEGVHRDVKGDNILVRTGDAQAVLMDFGSAYYRRARVLTHQFPPPGTPQYQSPESQRFQWEHRHEPLTRYEAQPADDVYALGVTAYRLVTGRYPPAALDMKVTEEGFEFFRPPWVPPETLASVCPELAEMIQQLLREEPFARGSAEEVAEALDHWAKTAGPRADRLIAPLPVQTDTAGPPGSLSSWADAPWLAMVALVYLVLGAWWMRHWPVQPIEMAQDAQTDGQRDAGTVGLGGEVLSSPALRGPNVPGAGAIGLEMPKKPLPGQRRSPCEKPMVEINEGCWGRWGDAMPPCGANSYEWKKRCYLPILDGSRPATSAPH
- a CDS encoding CotH kinase family protein, which encodes MIASLLLSFCLLPTACGDDKPGGPPPPDAGNPNDAGVPDAGGPSEGDAGDGGESPDAGDAGEPGDAGDGGGTDGGPTADPAEPLFSGHHISRFELNLSQEALASLQAEPDEYVEGALHLQVGAQSIDLPKVGVRLKGQLGSFRPLNQKAAFVLKFDKFVDQNLFGLKKLTLNNMVQDPSMIHERLGYALFRAMEVPAPRAAHATIRINGALYGLYTALESTDNSVFLKHWFGSNNGNLYEGQYGSDLYLGLEATFEQDKGEDVGFADLTELAKALDQMTHPATFLEDVAQVIDLDSYLRFAATELFIGHWDGYVSYRNNFYLYRRPSDGRWVFIPWGIDQTFGRYVDTWSAHGRLQRMCIESLPCRYKLAQAYEQVLLRVEELSMVEQAMALGTFLWTDVQEDPRKEVDVGTVFSKMTEAIDFLKNRPTDVRLRLGCVDPMGCERCTLAPAPGGGRLAFCTGTVTWAAAEADCVAQGGHLVSIHDQPTQTAVRAGARALSTGPWWIGLSDEAEEGTFAWSDQTPINFTLWATSEPNNQNNEDCVQLYGEAGTWNDVTCSGTASYVCTLPPP
- a CDS encoding AbrB family transcriptional regulator, with protein sequence MRQDPKPGDPSRFRVWAVTVATLLGAALAEAAHVPAGALLGGMGVSLAAALLLSVHVPVPRWLMTGAQAVLGTAICASLTSEAWATLAENWPVALINVVGVVGVSQAVALLFSRWTGVDALTATLGLLPGGASAMTALSGEVGADERLVTFFQYLRLSIVILVAVGVSRWTGADASLQVSPEAVLDTSSLPWKDWGVSTLVALGGATAGIRLKLPAGAFLGPLLVGIPLTALGLPVGAWPMGLLPLSLWTLGTRVGSRFNEEAVRELKRVALAALGASSALVGGCVLLAWGWSALGEVDMLTAYFATSPGGADSVLAIALGTHASLTLVLAVQVGRLLFVFLVAPLYLRRMHRRR
- a CDS encoding glycoside hydrolase family 6 protein codes for the protein MHPRGILRPRSFRSLCSLSLTLASSWVLACGPAPEEGAPLTAQSAAPLASAAPQPTALTELVTNGTFASGAVAPWWNNAPTQVRVENGRLRVDVASGTANLWDAIIGQSGIPLVSGKAYTLSFSASASASLSVRTTVQQEPAPYTAVLTQQFSIDGTSRRFSFPFTSSLGTPQGQVTFQLGGRSAATTVFLDDISLTTEGGSGGSGPLGMTSGFYVDSETEAARWVRANGGDSRAVRIQSSIASKPSARWFGNWSGNITSAVSSYVAAADAADKLPVLVAYNIPGRDCGSHSGGGAGSPEAYRTWISAFAAAIGNRPAIVIIEPDAVAQLDCLANDSERQVRLGLLRYATEQLRDRATNTWTYLDGGNAQWIAADTMAQRLESAGVKNIRGFALNVSNFYTTAQSNPYGASVNSALSSRYGYTRQFVVDTSRNGNGSNGEWCNPGGRKLGSPSQVGTGTGAELLLWVKSPGESDGNCGIAPGASAGQFSPDLAIRLIDGT
- a CDS encoding multidrug resistance efflux transporter family protein, coding for MRPPAPTSSQVLQTLMVALSSGVIATTLFLRARNAAQDAYSIAAIDATQAGEVVFALAGEVLLLGMPLPPQEALMGVSWSPAASSDSRLELPGN
- the folD gene encoding bifunctional methylenetetrahydrofolate dehydrogenase/methenyltetrahydrofolate cyclohydrolase FolD, coding for MTAQLIDGKAIATQLRQQITQRVNERRQQGLRAPGLAVILVGTDPASQIYVSHKRKDCAEVGILSVAHDLPEATSQAELLALIDRLNADPAIDGILVQLPLPAHLDASQLLERIRPDKDVDGLHPYNIGRLAQRIPLLRPCTPKGIMTLLASTGVDPYGLEAVVVSASNIVGRPMAFELLLAGCTVTVTHRFTKDLASHVRRADLLVAAAGKPGLVKGEWVKEGAIVIDVGTNRQADGKLVGDVEYGPALQRAGWITPVPGGVGPMTRASLLENTLYAAEALHRAAGTP